Part of the Toxotes jaculatrix isolate fToxJac2 chromosome 8, fToxJac2.pri, whole genome shotgun sequence genome is shown below.
GAAGGAACTTTTGGACGCAGAGATCCTTCCCATGGTAGAAGAATTCGACAAAAGGCTGAATGACGGTAGCTACACATCTGCTCTGAGAGACACATAACTGCACAAGTAAATGAGTCTTTAGAGCGTCAGACTTGTTAAGTAAGGTCAGAAATGGAGAGGAGTTagaaatgagagatttcaaAATGATGCCCTAAAGCACACAATTCACCAGGATGTGTTGAGCCAAATATttctgccttcctcctcctcctcctcctcgtcctttCCATCTATCAGACACAGTGTATGAGGAAAGGTTGCAGACAGCGGCAGACAATTTCATCGCAGCTGCCTCCAAACTGCCTAGAGGTGAGACACggtctcttctcctttccttcatcttttcatctATAGTAAGGCCTATATTAGGTCATTACAGCTCCATCTGATCTCTGTACTCTCTATCTAATAAGCTAGTTGCAGCCTTTCGAAAACTGTAGAGAATAAAAGGAAACAGCCAGGTTGAGCTGACTCACAGATGTTGGCATTACATCAAGTCGTCTGATCGAAATAAAATTTGGTAATCTGAGTTAACTgtctttcattcttttcacaGTCTCTGGATGTCTCCCTCCATGTGGTTAgttgcttttattctttttttgtctcttaaaCATCACAATTTCTGTTATTAGAAAAATGATATCTTAATCCAAATATCAGCATATTAGTTTGATGCCTCTTACAGGTTTTCAGAGTGCAGGTGCAGAATACAACTGCATTACCTGCCAGTACGACTCCTGTGAATTTCCTCTCGACTGTCCAGGTGAGTAATAATAATGAGCTATCCAATATATTGGATTACTGACACTGTTACATCACAGTTttcaagaaggaaaaaaggtgTACTAATCCAGACTTGACACATCCTTACATAACTATATTTTGACCTTCATAAGCATCCACTCTTGATCCTTGAAATGCTCCTCTTTTGATCCTTGAAATGCTCTTAGCAGAAAGTCAGGATTTGAAAAAGAGACGAGGCAAGGTTTTATTTCCACACATTATATCTTTTGCACAGAGCCCCCAAGGTACTCTTTAAGTCCTTGGCTTCTTTATGCAAGGTGACAGTTGACTCCCACACACGATGGTATTCGTATCAACCCTGTACAGCACAGCCACTGTTTAGCATATCATCACTTTTACTCCATTCCTCAGAGACTGGGCTTAAGTATTATCATTAAGGAGGGCTCAGACAGCAAGAGCTGCCCCCCTGTGaatgttatctgtgtgtgtgtgtgtttctgcctgtgtgGGTGGCTATATGTTTATTTCAGTTAAAGAAATTAAAGTAATGGAGAACAGCAGGCGCCAAATGTGGTGCAATGTGCCATTTCACCTACCAGACGACATCGAGGTAATCTGGAGGTTTGCAGAAGAGGTATGCTCGGCATATGGTGAACCATTCAGGCTCACTGCAGTacctttaaaggaatagttcagcattttgaaaAATTGGCACATTGACTTTCTTGTGGAGAGTTAGCAGAGAAGATCAATAGCACACTTATATTTGTCTGGTAAATAAATAAGCATGAGATgattatcttagcttagcatgaggAGCTGAATCTGGTGTAAGTAGTTAACCTGGCTCTGTTTTaaggtggaaagaaaaaaaaactctgcctATTAGTAACAGGGATTTTAAGTATGTGAGTCCACTTGCCACATGTTCTCCAGAGTAGGTTTACTGACTCACACGTGCCCTCTCTCAGCAGATAAATGGTGCTATGTAACTTCGCCAGTTCATAAGAAACAATAGGTTGCTGAGTTCAGCACTTTGCACAAACGTAGCAAACTTATTTCAAACTGTCCTCTGTCTGAGCATGCTGATGTTGTGACTTACTGAGATGCAACTACAAAGTGTAACAAGTGGATGCAAAGCATTTTATGGGGCTTAATTTGTCATATATATCGTGAAATAGCACACATGAAATAGCACAAGCTAAATGCACTGAAATAATTTAATCTTTTGCCGAAGTGCTGTGTCTGAGCCAGTTGAGGTGAGCCGACCATAACATTACCAGTCCACAGAATCTATTACTATCCAGACAATAAATGGTGGCACAGAAATAGAAACAGGCCTCCCATCCATCACTCCAACACCACACTGAGTCGAGGGGTGCCTTGGTGATCAAGTTACACCAGCTCCTCTAAATCTCACTAATTAAAACTTTATATCCTTTTTTTCAATGCAAGATATATCGGGGCAGTTAGTAAACTTTAGAGTTGCTAGTAGGTGGACTTtggttacctttggacagagccaggctatctgtttccccctgtttccagtcttcatgctaagctaagctaaccatctgcCTGCTGTGTCATATTTACCAAAGGTAAATATAATGGTATCAGTTCTCTCATGCAACTCTCAGCAAATTCCAAAATGCAAAACTATTCCTCTAACActgcatattttttttagttattgcCATCAGTCGTTGCATCTGTGTGGGTTAGAAAAAATGATCCCAGCAGTCTGTACATGTAAGCTGAAAGTATTAATTCTACAGGTAAAAACCCAGGAGGTGGATCAGTTTAAAGAAGTGACTGCAGGGGTGGACAGGCTCTATTCTATCCCTTCAGCCAGACTGCAGCATCATGGCACCTACCTGTGTGAGATCTACTCTGGCCAACGGTCCATTGTGAGACTGTACTACTATCTCACAGGTAACAAGATACACTGCTTTTGGGGAAAAGAATTGAAAATTGTGATTGATATTGATCAGTGGGATTACATTTGCACTGGGACATAACACAAATCCTTCACACTTAAGGAGAAAATATGCTTTGAAGGTTCAGGTGCAGCCTTTTAGTGTCTGAAGTAAATATATTGAATATGGTTTGTCTTCATCATTTGTGTTTAAAGTAACGTTGAAAAATTAATGCAAATGTCATCCATATATTATAATTATGTTTGATGTTAATATCATTTTGAGctggtgaaataaaataaaaaaaatctgtacaatGTGAGTGTAGATTTGATTAAATTTATCTCATTAGGTGTAATGTTTCCTGAGACAACATAAAAATTGGTGAATGTTTACTTTTTGAATATTGAAGAATAACTTCTTCAAAAGTAATTATAAGAAACTGGAGGCAAACAGGAAGCCTAGGCACAGACAAATggaaacaacaaattaaaaacatggAGAAAAATGCTTATAAAATCTATAACATACTGATCGTATTGAAACAAAATGGACTAAAAGACAGTGCTACGTAAAGTAAACCCATAGAGGCCATCAAtgaaatttttttcttttacatttattttcatgggAAGCTACTACAAACCATACATATTTTTTGCAgtaaacactgtttttattgtcatactCACCCAGGTCCTTCACCATCATCTTTTACTTTATGTGAGTTCCCGCCCTCCCCTGTAttccttctcttcatctctctctaaGTGACCCCCCAGGTTGTGGTAGgccacacagagctgcaggagatATTCGACCTGTCTCTGCTCCCAGGAGGGCGTTTACTCCCTGCGCCGGGTGGTCCTaccctcttccccctcctcccttcgCCACTGCTTCTCACAGCCTGTTtaactgctctgctgctgctgctattcCTCTCCCTAGGGTATAACAAAACTATTATTTGCACAATATAAGACATAAACAGCActgaaatgtataaatgtaaGATGCTCTTAGCCAGGGTTTACATACAGTGGGGTCAAAAAGTCTAATACTAACTGTGGCATatctccccctttttctttgGCTGTTTCAGGGTTCTGTACTGGTCATTAGTACCAGAAGAAACAAGTCTTTCTAAACAAGCAGATGGAAATGAAGATTTAGGACTCTGAGGGCTAGAAAGCTACATTTGGCACAATAAAGGCATTTCAACAAGCCTCTGGTCTTCGAGAGAGTGTTGCGTCACACCTTACAGAAAGCCTGTGTGTGACTCTTTCCACCACGAGAGGGCAGGATATACATCTTTATCAGTGGTGCTCAGTCTACACTGTGacatatgtacagtattataATAACCACATTTATTGCCATTTGTGTGAGACACTGGTGGAAAGTGCTGAAACCTCTACATTCCTCAATTACTGTACTTTCTGTAAGTGAAACTGGAAGATCTTTTCAGGCTGCTTGACACAAATGTTAAACTAAACTACAAAATTTCAAAGGCAAATTTTGTACTCTTTTACTGCACTAGATTTATCTGACAGCAGTAATAAGTAgtatatttgcatatttatattttatatacacaatcacatgaCAAGCATGTAATAAGTAGTTGAAACTAGCTCCACTACAACAAAGCTGTAAAGTCATAAGGATCAATAAACCACTAATATGATACAAAAATGAACTTGAGTCTCTAAAATTGACTGCAGGACTTAAACTGTGTCAAAAACCACTTTAGAAAAACAAGATTCAGGCCAACACTGTGATTAGTTTTGTGATGAGTTTTGCCATGGTAAATGGAAATACGGTTGAATCCAGTTACCATTCAAATCTAAGATTCCCTTCAAAACAAAAGTACCTTTAATTTTAACAGCATATCATAAGCACATCATTGTACTGATGATGCAGTTATATTGGATGCTATGGGGCTCTTGTATGAGTAACAGGTAAGGAAAATGTAAAGAGAGCAGCCAAGA
Proteins encoded:
- the LOC121185605 gene encoding sperm acrosome membrane-associated protein 6, whose amino-acid sequence is MCTSALWLLCVSLLFSTSLSCYQCFVDVEDSLRLCWGHILTEHNIRNVDACFRKLDRIFNNNEKVIEAGRVGKGYDKQLKELLDAEILPMVEEFDKRLNDDTVYEERLQTAADNFIAAASKLPRVSGCLPPCGFQSAGAEYNCITCQYDSCEFPLDCPVKEIKVMENSRRQMWCNVPFHLPDDIEVIWRFAEEVKTQEVDQFKEVTAGVDRLYSIPSARLQHHGTYLCEIYSGQRSIVRLYYYLTVTPQVVVGHTELQEIFDLSLLPGGRLLPAPGGPTLFPLLPSPLLLTACLTALLLLLFLSLGVLYWSLVPEETSLSKQADGNEDLGL